GAGCTGCCCCGGACATAAAAAGATTTGGAGGATCAGATATGGACCAGCTATGCAAACGTATTGACAGCTACTATGACAATATGGTATCTACACTAGAAACCCTGGTGAACATTGACAGCGGCGCGGACTGTCCGGAGGGAATCAAAGAGGTTGCCGCAAACGTTGGAGACCACCTGAAATCCATTGGCTTCCAAGTGGAGTATCTGGACTACCCGGGAATTGCAACCCATGTTTTGGCCACGCGGAAGGGAACAGCACCGGATGCCCGGAACGTCATGATCATCGGACATTTGGACACCGTGTTTCCCAAGGGAACCGCCGCGGCACGCCCCTTTCGGCAGGAACATGGCATTGCCTATGGGCCAGGGGTCCTGGATATGAAAAGCGGCGTGACCATCGCGCTCTATGCCTTGCGGGCCATGTCCGAGCTGGACCTCATCAAAAATAACGTGACCGTAATGTTTGTGGGTGATGAGGAAGCAGGCCACCCGTACACCGACGCGGCAGAACAGCTGAGGAAAGCAGCCGCCGGAAAGGACGCCGTATTCAATATGGAGACAGGGTCCGACAAGGGGACCGTCGTCCTGGGCCGGACGGGAATCTATTATCCTGAGATCACTGTGGAGGGCATTGCGGCGCATTCCGGAAAGGACCCGGAAAAGGGTGCCAGCGCTGTGCGCGAGCTGGTGTATAAGCTGGTGGACCTCTATCGCTTCAGTGACACGGACGACAATATCTCCTTTAATGCCGGCATCATCACGGGCGGTGTGGCAGCCAATGGCATTGCCGCCCATGCGGAGATGAAAGGGGACTTCCGGTATAAGACCGTAGACAGCGGGCCCAAGATTCTCAAGGCGCTGGAGGAAATCTGTGCCAAGACGTATGTTCCCAGAACGCAGACAAAGCTGGTGTGTGATCCCAACCGCGGCTTTATCCCGATGGAAAAGACCGAGGCGAATGTGGCTCTGTACAACGTTGTGCGGGAGCAGGGAGCTAAGATTGGTGTGAACATTGAGGGAATTACCGTCGGTGCGGGGTCTGACTCCTGTTACACGTCCGTGGTGGGAGCACCAACCGTCTGCGCCATGGGAGCCAGGGGAGAACTGAATCACAGCGCCCAGGAATACATGCGTCTGGACAGCTTAACCGAGCGGGCGAAAATTCTGGCCCTGTCCATCCTTGCCATCTGATTTCCATCATCCACAACGGCCAACAAAGCGGGAGAGAATTTTACCGAAATATTGGGGCCAGCGCCGCACAGGACCGCACGGCCGGAACAGAGCGCGTTCCTGAAGGCCAATGAAAAGGGAAGGACTGGCCTGCGATTATGAAAAAGCGTGCGCTCCGCAAGGAGCGCACGCTGAACTTATGGCAGGTAGTTGAGGGGGTTCTTGGCCACGCCGTTGTACCGGACCTCAAAGTGACAGTGGTTGCCGGTGGAGTTGCCGGTGGAACCGACCCGGGCAATCTGCTGGCCCTTGTAGACATGATCGCCCACAGATACCAGCAGGCTGCTGTTATGGCCGTAGTAGGTGACATACCCGTTGCCATGGCTGATCTGAACCAGGTAGCCATAGCCGCCCATCCACCCGGCGTAGGTGACTGTACCGCCATCCGCCGCGTAAACCGGAGCGCCATAGCTGTTGGCAATATCAATCCCCTTGTGGTTGGTGGAGCCAATGCCGCCGGGAGATCTCCGTCCGCCAAAATAGGAAGTAATCCGCCCGGAAGTGGGCCAGCGGAACGTACCGGTGGGAAGCCAGGTGGGGCGGTCCTTGGTGCCCTGGAGCCGCTGCTCTGTCACAGGCTCCTTCAGTGTCACAGAAGAGAGAATGGTGCGCTCTGTCTC
This genomic window from Pusillibacter faecalis contains:
- a CDS encoding M20 family metallopeptidase, producing the protein MDQLCKRIDSYYDNMVSTLETLVNIDSGADCPEGIKEVAANVGDHLKSIGFQVEYLDYPGIATHVLATRKGTAPDARNVMIIGHLDTVFPKGTAAARPFRQEHGIAYGPGVLDMKSGVTIALYALRAMSELDLIKNNVTVMFVGDEEAGHPYTDAAEQLRKAAAGKDAVFNMETGSDKGTVVLGRTGIYYPEITVEGIAAHSGKDPEKGASAVRELVYKLVDLYRFSDTDDNISFNAGIITGGVAANGIAAHAEMKGDFRYKTVDSGPKILKALEEICAKTYVPRTQTKLVCDPNRGFIPMEKTEANVALYNVVREQGAKIGVNIEGITVGAGSDSCYTSVVGAPTVCAMGARGELNHSAQEYMRLDSLTERAKILALSILAI